Proteins from one bacterium genomic window:
- a CDS encoding methyltransferase domain-containing protein has product VTARPSNPKYLNIGSNDFRHPYWHNLDHPTAFEGFARNQRDNIDIAHDLMSGKPIPVADNSLSIAYCSHVIEHLPDEHVAFLFAEVFRILAPGGHFRIVAPDMHVYYEAYQRGDKYYLLDTFKFHNASTVEQSLLEKFATSLTLNHPDNRGKKFTDQAIAEIFRTMSEEEAYEYFCKQVSMAVQYDYPADHINWFTVPKLLRMLSVAGFTDIWESRLGQSHCPELRETHLFDPYPFESLFVECRK; this is encoded by the coding sequence GTGTAACGGCTCGACCGAGTAACCCTAAGTATTTAAACATTGGCTCCAATGATTTCCGACATCCTTACTGGCATAACCTTGACCACCCCACTGCATTTGAGGGATTTGCCCGTAACCAACGCGACAATATCGATATCGCTCACGATTTAATGTCGGGGAAACCGATTCCAGTCGCAGACAATTCCCTTTCAATCGCATATTGTTCCCATGTAATTGAACACTTACCCGATGAACATGTCGCGTTTCTGTTTGCCGAGGTGTTCAGAATTCTTGCGCCGGGCGGACATTTCCGGATTGTTGCGCCGGATATGCATGTCTACTATGAGGCGTACCAACGGGGTGATAAGTACTATCTACTCGATACTTTTAAGTTTCACAACGCATCTACAGTCGAACAAAGTCTTCTTGAAAAGTTTGCAACTTCTTTAACACTGAATCACCCCGATAACCGTGGTAAAAAGTTCACAGACCAAGCAATCGCTGAAATCTTCCGAACGATGTCCGAGGAGGAGGCTTACGAGTATTTTTGTAAGCAGGTATCGATGGCGGTGCAATACGATTATCCAGCAGATCACATCAATTGGTTTACCGTTCCAAAACTATTGCGGATGCTGTCAGTTGCCGGTTTTACGGATATTTGGGAGTCTCGTCTAGGTCAATCGCATTGTCCAGAATTGCGCGAGACCCATCTCTTCGATCCGTATCCCTTTGAGTCGTTGTTTGTCGAATGCAGGAAGTAA
- a CDS encoding glycosyltransferase family 2 protein has product MLSQRFSKRLRTYYRWRFHSILKRTARIVDKTLYIITPFTGNSADRANLQSGVASIIKQQLCGWRVILLVVCPHGTDINDLPLVPDWLEIKVIEQKTGKTSVASLRNFGMSIVESGWIMFVDCENRLAENALQMITESISANCGVLLFRVFDAVKDKTKPALESTSPRIGDIDSMGIVINADLKKQTLWQPKQESEYFFFQNVSSMSTHYGYQNLFLQQVIGSRVDSDKLSIDQ; this is encoded by the coding sequence ATGTTGTCTCAAAGATTCAGTAAGCGATTGCGAACATATTATCGATGGCGATTCCACTCAATCCTGAAGCGGACTGCTCGAATCGTCGATAAAACGCTTTATATAATCACTCCGTTTACCGGCAATTCGGCGGACCGAGCAAATTTACAATCCGGAGTCGCGAGTATTATCAAACAGCAACTGTGCGGTTGGCGGGTAATACTTCTCGTCGTTTGTCCTCACGGCACAGATATAAACGATTTACCGTTAGTACCGGATTGGTTGGAAATCAAGGTCATTGAACAGAAAACAGGAAAGACATCGGTTGCGTCGTTGCGGAATTTTGGAATGAGTATAGTCGAATCGGGATGGATCATGTTTGTAGATTGTGAAAACCGATTAGCAGAAAACGCCTTACAGATGATTACCGAATCGATTTCTGCTAACTGTGGAGTATTGTTATTCCGGGTATTTGATGCAGTCAAGGATAAAACTAAACCTGCGCTGGAATCTACTTCTCCACGGATCGGAGATATCGATTCGATGGGCATCGTTATCAACGCCGACTTAAAGAAGCAAACCCTCTGGCAACCGAAACAAGAGTCCGAGTATTTCTTCTTCCAAAATGTATCTTCTATGTCAACACACTATGGGTATCAAAACCTATTTCTACAACAAGTAATTGGCAGCCGGGTTGACTCAGATAAACTATCCATAGATCAATAA